The genomic stretch TCAGACGGTGCTCAACGTATCATGGACATCAAACCAACTGAGCTGCACCAACGTGTACCTTTCTTTGTTGGTTCAACAAACATGGTTCGTAAAGTAGAAGAGTTCCTTGAGTTGAACCCAGAGTAATCCTCTCACTTCATTCTCAAATTAACACCATTAAAAAAGCCAGCATCTACATGCTGGCTTTTTATTATTCAATTAACGGTTCGTTCGATTATCGAATATCAAACTTCGATTCTGCGCCTCTTTCATAGTTGAAGCGGAACCATTTGTCGACGTCGTCACAAATCCCAAGGTAAGTCTCACCACGGCGCCCTAGCGCTCTCGGGTTTTGAGAACAATACTGAGTTTTACCCACTTCATAGCCTTGGCCATAAGCGGCATATAAGTCTGCATCAATTGATGGTGAAGACGCGGCTTCAGCCAAACTTGCTTCAGTCTGTT from Vibrio pomeroyi encodes the following:
- a CDS encoding DUF2799 domain-containing protein; amino-acid sequence: MKYLLLVLSVMLFGCAQTPPPTSMNTTDWQSFGEEMALKGKTKQTEASLAEAASSPSIDADLYAAYGQGYEVGKTQYCSQNPRALGRRGETYLGICDDVDKWFRFNYERGAESKFDIR